Proteins from a genomic interval of Odontesthes bonariensis isolate fOdoBon6 chromosome 7, fOdoBon6.hap1, whole genome shotgun sequence:
- the accs gene encoding 1-aminocyclopropane-1-carboxylate synthase-like protein 1: MDFRSRRHERGSNWTDPEIVELLQLWSDESVQIELESSLRNQRVFDRIAHVLREKGIYRTGDQCREKIKKMKLEYRRIKDNHKMRTWKFYDVMDRVLANRPAITYSSLGGTVIAQQVFQGSAGSDTCLQGAPAGSFGPASSGGFLFGQPPKTEDPLDIKCEDVEESTLNSGVAPPEMYYGSGEEQETDGQSLLGPEDALGQAESSANTRISPSGFSDIAGSATAANQAFSGPEQPSKEDSHPSTSVRHRKRRRGGKNSWSHGGNGRSCAQGLDKALASFLNWQQSAEERLLSLEEARMERELQAEERREQREDRRAEQERQHELRLFSMLTGALFAVRQGASSTTPADPSVSPSAHLSAPQMTTATPSVSSSLSQPPAEAPTVQAVSTQETKKSQTTSVTACQVPQNVFATLRSAASTGRSVYLSNRGNSIRQHRGILQEGFAQYGVDKHHDTDNPDGILNLGTSENKLCFDLLHTRLTKPDMLHVDPSLLQYSDWTGHAFLRQEVAKFLTHYCCSPKPLKADNVVVMNGCGSLFSCIAAVICDPKDAILIPTPFYGVITEDLHLYSDVKLFHVPLDCEADGKDSRPFHLTVRKLEEGLKRAKQEGFNIRAVILMNPHNPLAEIYTLKEMIAYLEFAKRNELHAIVDEVYMLTVFDESVSFQSVLSVGSFPDPQRTHVMWGMSKDFAMAGIRIGTVYSENRDLVEALAQLGSFHGIPGTSQHQVAQLLQDTEWINTEFLPENRRRLKAAHSYLTGELCDMGIPFLGRPAALYVWADLRKYLRESSFEEELSLWRCFLKHKVVLSCGQAFSCSTPGWFRIVFADQQCHLELGLKRIREALNETEEKRTSSDKHSIKETVEEGKRSAKEDSTESDNAAIVNSTSSPQSKSSEQLKERDSPVPDTGLLATEEFVLLDCQASKPAESLDSLIGTLSQQIRSTDWLEKNTPELSAGEDPEILDVFKVLLQRAKK, from the exons ATGGACTTTCGTAGCAGGAGGCATGAGAGAGGCAGCAACTGGACCGACCCGGAGATAGTGgagctgctccagctgtggtcCGACGAATCGGTCCAGATTGAACTGGAGAGCTCATTGCGCAACCAGCGTGTATTTGACCGCATTGCCCATGTTTTGCGTGAGAAGGGCATTTACCGCACAGGTGACCAGTGCAGGGAGAAGATCAAAAAGATGAAGCTGGAGTACCGCCGCATTAAGGACAACCACAAAATGAGGACGTGGAAGTTCTATGATGTGATGGACAGAGTGCTGGCCAACCGTCCGGCCATTACCTACTCCTCCCTGGGCGGAACTGTTATTGCTCAGCAGGTGTTTCAGGGCTCAGCTGGGTCTGATACATGTCTGCAAGGAGCTCCGGCAGGCTCTTTTGGCCCTGCTTCCTCGGGTGGGTTTTTGTTTGGCCAGCCCCCCAAAACCGAAGATCCGCTTGATATAAAATGTGAGGATGTTGAGGAGAGTACACTGAACTCAGGTGTTGCACCCCCTGAGATGTACTATGGCTCTGGGGAGGAGCAGGAAACTGATGGACAATCTCTGCTGGGTCCAGAGGACGCCTTGGGTCAAGCTGAGAGCTCAGCAAATACAAGAATCTCACCCTCAG GTTTCAGTGACATTGCTGGATCTGCAACTGCTGCCAACCAGGCTTTCAGCGGTCCTGAGCAGCCCAGTAAAGAGGACTCTCACCCTTCCACCTCTGTGAGACACAGGAAGCGTCGGCGGGgtggcaaaaattcatggagccACGGCGGGAATGGTAGATCATGTGCTCAGGGGTTGGATAAAGCCCTGGCCAGCTTTCTGAATTGGCAGCAGTCTGCAGAGGAGCGTCTTCTCTCCCTGGAGGAGGCGCGGATGGAGCGTGAGCTGCAAGCTGAGGAGCGCAGGGAGCAGAGGGAGGACAGGAGGGCGGAACAGGAACGTCAGCACGAGCTCCGCCTGTTCAGCATGCTCACAGGGGCGTTGTTTGCTGTCAGGCAGGGCGCCTCATCCACAACACCGGCTGATCCCTCTGTCTCACCCTCAGCTCATCTGTCAGCTCCGCAGATGACCACAGCCACCCCCTCTGTCTCATCATCTTTATCTCAGCCACCTGCAGAAGCTCCCACAGTGCAGGCTGTCTCCACTCAGGAGACAAAAAAGTCACAGACCACATCTGTCACGGCCTGCCAAGTGCCACAGAATGTTTTTGCAACACTAAGAAGTGCGGCGTCTACTGGCCGTAGCGTGTACCTGTCCAACCGTGGTAACAGCATCCGACAGCACCGAGGCATTCTCCAGGAAGGCTTTGCCCAGTATGGAGTGGACAAGCACCACGACACAGACAATCCAGAT GGTATACTCAACCTGGGCACCAGTGAGAACAAACTCTGCTTTGATCTGCTCCATACAAGA CTGACCAAGCCTGACATGCTTCATGTAGACCCCTCCTTACTGCAGTATTCAGACTGGACGGGACACGCTTT CCTGAGACAGGAAGTGGCAAAGTTCCTGACTCACTACTGCTGCTCTCCAAAGCCATTGAAAGCTGACAAT GTTGTGGTGATGAATGGCTGCGGTTCCCTCTTCTCATGCATCGCTGCAGTCATTTGCGATCCTAAAG ATGCCATTCTCATTCCTACTCCTTTCTACGGCGTGATTACTGAAGACTTACATTTGTACAGTGATGTAAAACTCTTCCACGTTCCTCTTGATTGCGAG GCTGATGGCAAAGACAGCCGCCCCTTCCATCTAACTGTAAGAAAACTAGAAGAAGGTCTAAAAAGGGCTAAGCAAGAG GGGTTTAACATTCGAGCTGTTATTCTGATGAACCCCCACAATCCTCTGGCTGAAATCTACACTCTGAAGGAAATGATTGCCTACTTGGAGTTTGCCAAAAG AAATGAGCTCCATGCCATTGTAGATGAGGTGTACATGCTGACGGTCTTTGATGAATCTGTCAGCTTTCAAAGTGTTCTGAGTGTGGGCAG TTTCCCCGACCCACAGAGGACGCATGTGATGTGGGGGATGAGCAAG GACTTTGCAATGGCAGGAATCAGAATAGGCACTGTGTATAGTGAGAACAGAGACCTGGTGGAGGCCTTAGCCCAGCTGGGCTCCTTCCACGGTATCCCTGGAACTTCACAACACCAGGTAGCACAACTGCTTCAGGACACGG AATGGATCAACACAGAGTTTTTGCCTGAGAACAGACGCAGACTGAAAGCTGCTCACAGCTACCTGACTGGAGAGCTGTGTGATATGGGTATCCCCTTCCTGGGTAGGCCTGCTGCACTGTATGTCTGGGCTGATCTCAGAAAG TATCTCCGGGAATCATCGTTTGAGGAGGAGCTGTCTCTGTGGAGGTGCTTCCTCAAGCACAAGGTGGTGTTGAGCTGTGGCCAGGCTTTCTCCTGCTCCACACCCGGATGGTTCCGAATTGTGTTTGCGGATCAACAATGCCACCTCGAGCTCG GCCTAAAGCGAATTCGGGAGGCTTTGAAcgaaactgaagaaaaaaggaCCAGCTCTGATAAACACTCCATCAAGGAAACTGTTGAGGAGGGCAAAAGATCAGCAAAAGAAGACAGTACAGAGTCAGACAATGCTGCCATTGTCAACTCAACATCATCACCCCAGAGCAAGTCATCAGAGCAGCTAAAGGAGAGGGATAGCCCTGTTCCTGACACAGGCTTGCTTGCCACTGAGGAGTTTGTTTTGCTGGACTGCCAAGCGTCTAAGCCCGCAGAGAGTCTGGACTCGCTTATTGGCACTCTCAGCCAGCAGATCCGTTCAACCGATTGGCTGGAGAAAAACACTCCAGAGCTGTCTGCTGGGGAGGACCCAGAAATTCTTGATGTATTCAAGGTTCTGCTACAAAGAGCCAAAAAGTAA
- the rag1 gene encoding V(D)J recombination-activating protein 1, whose product MAAEDPETDGPRSSMPDELHHPHSKFSQWKFKLFRVKSMEKAPLPCETLHERGASIGISPPTGPKVVGDHGVGPASVMKLCLGGKSKENVEGPGRRVDMKLQEMDTHMNHLRCLCRVCGSALRKVKGPVHDVNGDLDEVSKCALRKMGCKFTSWPEVILKVFKVDVTEDTESIHPLSFCHRCWMVAIRGGGVCSFTRTKVPDWKPHSFHCHLCSPRKSSFQRTGRKRRKVLPRAQSLAKRTRWDHGDSIAIGEKRALRPFGDRHGPALRAWRKTGIQREQWVRNITHCQRDHLSTKLIAEKLPVDFIVSFTCLVCDHLLSDPVQSPCGHLFCRSCIIKFTHVLGPHCPACNFSCAPDDLIPPAKTFLSALYCLPLLCPCDGCGEHVRLDLFKAHCLSHELEKDANQHSSEFDNYLLANKGGRPRQHLLSLTRRAQKHRLKDLKNQVKVFADKEEGGDLKSVCLTLFLLALRSGNEHRQADELEAMMQGRGFGLSPAVCLAIRVNTFLSCSQYHKMYRTVKATSGRQIFQPLHTLRAAERELLPGFHQFEWQPALKNVSTSCNVGIINGLSGWTSSLDDSPADTITRRFRYDVALVAALKDVEEDIMEGLRESGMEDSACTSGFSVMIKECCDGMGDVSEKHGGGPAVPEKVVRFSFTIMSVSLQAEDEKEEVTIFREPKPNSELSCKPLCLMFVDESDHETLTAVLGPIVAERIAMKESRLILSMGGMLRSFRFHFRGTGYDEKMVRDMEGMEASGSTYVCTLCDSTRPEAAQNMVLHSITRNHDENLERYEIWRTNPFSESADELRDRVKGVSAKPFMEMQPTLDALHCDIGNATEFYKIFQDEIGEVFKKVNPSREERRSWRAALDKQLRKNIKLKPVMRMNGNYARKLMTLEAVEVVCELVPSEERREALRELMRLYLQMKPVWRATCPAKECPDQLCRYSFNSQRFADLLSSTFKYRYNGKITNYLHKTLAHVPEIIERDGSIGAWASEGNESANKLFRRFRKMNARQSKAFELVDVLKHHWLYTSKYLQKFMEAHKDSAKAFQATIDPVEVQDDEDISLEVTDF is encoded by the exons ATGGCAGCAGAAGATCCAGAGACCGATGGCCCAAGATCCTCCATGCCTGATGAGCTCCACCACCCACACTCTAAGTTCTCCCAGTGGAAGTTTAAATTGTTCAGGGTGAAATCCATGGAGAAGGCCCCTCTACCCTGTGAGACACTGCACGAAAGGGGAGCCTCAATAGGAATCTCACCTCCTACAGGACCAAAAGTAGTGGGAGATCATGGTGTGGGTCCAGCAAGTGTTATGAAACTATGCCTGGggggaaaaagcaaagaaaatgtgGAAGGCCCTGGCAGGAGAGTAGATATGAAGCTACAGGAAATGGACACCCACATGAACCACCTGAG GTGCTTGTGCCGTGTCTGTGGATCGGCCCTGAGAAAAGTCAAAGGACCAGTGCATGATGTTAATGGAGATTTGGACGAGGTGAGCAAATGTGCACTGCGTAAAATGGGCTGCAAGTTCACAAGCTGGCCAGAGGTCATCCTGAAAGTTTTTAAAGTGGATGTGACAGAGGACACAGAATCTATCCACCCTCTCTCCTTTTGTCATCGCTGCTGGATGGTTGCCATACGAGGTGGGGGAGTCTGCAGCTTCACCAGAACAAAAGTCCCTGACTGGAAACCCCACTCTTTCCACTGCCACCTTTGCTCCCCCAGGAAATCGTCATTCCAAAGGactgggaggaagaggaggaaagtCCTTCCTAGAGCCCAGAGTCTGGCTAAAAGGACCAGGTGGGACCATGGTGACAGCATTGCAATTGGTGAGAAGAGAGCTCTGAGACCCTTTGGAGACCGACACGGTCCTGCACTGAGAGCTTGGCGAAAAACCGGCATCCAGAGAGAGCAGTGGGTGAGGAACATCACACACTGCCAGAGAGACCACCTGAGTACCAAGTTAATCGCCGAGAAGCTCCCTGTAGACTTCATTGTTTCTTTCACCTGCCTGGTGTGTGACCACTTGCTCTCTGATCCAGTTCAGTCCCCCTGTGGGCACCTCTTCTGCCGCAGCTGCATCATAAAATTTACTCACGTTCTGGGACCCCACTGCCCTGCCTGCAACTTTTCCTGTGCCCCTGATGATCTCATTCCTCCTGCCAAAACCTTTTTATCAGCATTGTATTGCCTGCCGCTGCTCTGCCCCTGTGACGGCTGTGGCGAGCATGTGAGACTAGACTTATTTAAGGCACACTGTCTGAGCCACGAGCTGGAGAAAGATGCAAACCAACACTCATCAGAATTTGACAACTACCTGCTAGCCAATAAAGGAGGAAGACCCCGGCAGCACTTGCTCTCGTTAACCCGTCGTGCTCAGAAACATCGACTGAAGGATCTGAAGAACCAGGTGAAGGTGTTTGCTGACAAAGAGGAGGGCGGTGATTTGAAGTCTGTGTGTTTGACACTTTTCCTGCTCGCACTGAGATCTGGGAATGAACATCGGCAGGCAGATGAGCTAGAGGCCATGATGCAAG GCAGAGGCTTTGGATTGAGTCCTGCAGTGTGTCTGGCCATTCGGGTCAACACTTTCCTGAGCTGCAGCCAGTATCATAAGATGTATCGGACTGTCAAAGCCACAAGTGGTCGCCAGATCTTTCAGCCCCTGCACACCCTCCGGGCTGCAGAGAGGGAGCTCCTCCCTGGCTTTCACCAGTTTGAATGGCAGCCAGCTCTCAAGAATGTGTCCACATCTTGCAATGTTGGCATTATTAATGGGCTCTCTGGATGGACGTCCTCGTTGGATGACTCCCCAGCTGACACCATCACTCGGCGCTTTCGCTATGATGTGGCACTGGTGGCGGCACTAAAGGATGTGGAGGAGGACATAATGGAGGGGCTGAGAGAGAGCGGGATGGAAGACAGCGCGTGCACCTCAGGGTTCAGCGTCATGATCAAGGAATGCTGTGATGGCATGGGTGATGTTAGCGAGAAACATGGTGGAGGACCAGCCGTGCCTGAGAAGGTTGTCCGCTTCTCGTTCACTATTATGTCTGTGTCTCTCCAGGCAGAGGATGAGAAGGAAGAGGTTACCATTTTCAGAGAGCCCAAACCAAACTCAGAACTTTCCTGTAAGCCCCTTTGCCTGATGTTTGTGGATGAGTCAGACCATGAAACTCTCACAGCTGTCTTGGGGCCAATAGTTGCAGAGCGTATTGCAATGAAGGAGAGCAGGCTCATCCTGTCCATGGGAGGCATGCTGCGCTCCTTTCGCTTCCACTTCAGGGGCACGGGATACGATGAAAAAATGGTGCGTGATATGGAGGGCATGGAGGCTTCCGGGTCCACTTATGTCTGCACTCTGTGTGACTCCACTCGTCCAGAGGCTGCCCAAAACATGGTGTTACATTCCATCACCCGCAATCATGATGAGAACCTAGAGCGTTATGAAATATGGAgaacaaatccattttctgaGTCTGCGGATGAGCTACGAGACAGAGTCAAAGGAGTCTCTGCCAAGCCCTTCATGGAGATGCAGCCCACATTAGATGCATTACACTGCGACATTGGCAATGCCACTGAATTCTACAAAATCTTCCAGGACGAGATTGGGGAGGTGTTCAAAAAGGTCAACCCCAGTCGGGAGGAACGGCGAAGCTGGAGAGCAGCCTTAGATAAACAGCTGAGGAAGAACATTAAGCTTAAACCAGTAATGAGGATGAATGGGAACTATGCTCGTAAGCTAATGACCCTGGAGGCTGTGGAGGTGGTGTGTGAACTGGTGCCCTcagaagagaggagagaggcCCTAAGGGAGCTTATGAGGCTCTACCTCCAGATGAAGCCTGTGTGGCGTGCCACCTGCCCAGCCAAGGAATGCCCTGACCAGCTGTGCCGCTACAGCTTTAACTCCCAGCGCTTTGCTGACCTCCTCTCCTCTACCTTCAAATATAGGTACAATGGAAAGATAACCAATTACCTGCACAAGACCCTGGCTCATGTGCCTGAAATCATTGAGAGAGATGGATCTATAGGGGCCTGGGCTAGCGAGGGGAACGAGTCAGCAAACAAACTGTTCAGGCGTTTCAGGAAGATGAATGCCCGTCAGTCAAAGGCCTTTGAGCTGGTGGATGTGCTGAAACATCACTGGCTCTACACCTCTAAGTACTTGCAGAAGTTCATGGAGGCTCATAAGGACTCTGCCAAAGCATTCCAGGCCACAATAGACCCAGTAGAAGTCCAGGATGATGAAGACATATCACTGGAAGTCACTGATTTTTGA